Proteins from a genomic interval of Methanoplanus endosymbiosus:
- a CDS encoding radical SAM protein gives MRSDSPGGKVPKAVIIDGYVDEPACLGVSPYISPYVRYAAGVCAERGFKTGYYTIDQLRKNPAVFSELQASDYVIVISGVTVPGKYFAGTPATATEIMQIAESLTVPETFFGGPLNLGYSGGGGHYAEKQCFSSYDHILKGEIGAALDNALSGRQPEGKLNYEKIDRFSAAGSFIIKLHPKFPHVICEMETARGCSRSVTGGCSFCTESVYGEPVFRSPKGIFAETRALHESGAEHIRVGRQPDILAYGAKIGEEFPTPKPDVIERLFSGIRSNAPGLHTLHIDNVNPGTIAAHEEEAKEALRAIVKWHTAGDVAAFGLESADPAVISANNLKASAEEVMRAIEIVNEVGAVRRDGVPELLPGINFVTGLSGETKETYRLNLEFLHEVARRGLLVRRVNIRQVMPFEGTKAYDNNTLGMHDREFKAFKDDVRRNFDLPMLKRVFPAGTPLKEIIIEESGKTSFGRQMGSYPILVGIPQEIKEGTVTDAAVTDWGFRSVTAMTIPVKINELSIHALKYLPGVGKKRAASIIAKRPFKNIEEFRKIVGETPIDDIIQF, from the coding sequence ATGAGATCTGACAGTCCCGGTGGCAAAGTGCCAAAGGCTGTAATCATAGACGGATATGTAGATGAACCTGCATGCCTCGGAGTATCGCCCTATATCTCACCATATGTCCGCTATGCAGCAGGCGTATGTGCAGAGAGAGGGTTTAAAACCGGATATTACACCATTGATCAGTTAAGGAAAAATCCGGCGGTATTTTCTGAGCTTCAGGCAAGCGACTATGTCATTGTCATATCAGGGGTTACAGTGCCGGGGAAGTACTTTGCCGGAACTCCGGCAACGGCTACTGAAATCATGCAGATTGCAGAGTCGCTCACAGTGCCTGAGACATTCTTCGGAGGCCCGTTAAATCTTGGATATTCCGGCGGCGGCGGCCATTATGCAGAGAAGCAGTGCTTCTCATCCTACGATCACATACTAAAAGGAGAGATTGGAGCAGCCCTTGACAACGCTCTTTCCGGCAGACAACCGGAAGGGAAGCTGAACTACGAAAAGATTGACAGATTCAGCGCTGCCGGAAGCTTCATCATAAAACTTCATCCAAAATTTCCGCATGTGATCTGTGAGATGGAGACCGCACGCGGGTGCTCGAGATCTGTGACAGGCGGATGTTCATTCTGCACAGAGTCAGTGTACGGCGAGCCTGTATTCAGAAGTCCAAAGGGCATATTTGCAGAGACAAGGGCGCTGCATGAGAGCGGGGCAGAGCATATAAGAGTCGGCAGGCAGCCTGACATTCTGGCATACGGTGCTAAGATCGGGGAAGAATTCCCAACGCCAAAACCCGATGTGATCGAGAGGTTATTCTCCGGAATCAGGAGCAATGCGCCCGGCCTTCATACACTGCATATAGACAATGTAAACCCCGGCACCATTGCAGCCCATGAGGAGGAGGCAAAGGAAGCCCTGAGAGCGATTGTGAAGTGGCATACAGCAGGGGATGTAGCAGCATTCGGCCTTGAGTCAGCAGATCCTGCTGTTATATCTGCCAACAACCTCAAAGCCTCAGCAGAAGAGGTTATGAGAGCCATTGAGATTGTAAACGAAGTCGGGGCAGTCAGAAGAGACGGAGTACCGGAACTTCTTCCGGGGATAAATTTCGTCACCGGACTTTCGGGTGAGACAAAAGAGACCTACAGGCTCAACCTTGAATTTCTGCATGAGGTCGCCAGACGCGGACTGCTTGTCAGAAGGGTAAACATCCGGCAGGTGATGCCCTTTGAAGGGACAAAAGCCTATGATAACAATACACTTGGCATGCACGACAGGGAATTTAAGGCGTTTAAGGATGATGTCCGCCGGAATTTTGACCTGCCGATGTTAAAGAGGGTATTTCCGGCGGGAACTCCCCTTAAGGAGATAATCATTGAGGAGAGCGGCAAAACCTCATTCGGGCGGCAGATGGGATCTTATCCTATACTTGTCGGAATCCCGCAGGAGATAAAAGAAGGAACGGTCACTGATGCCGCAGTCACTGACTGGGGATTTAGATCAGTCACTGCGATGACCATTCCGGTTAAGATAAATGAACTATCAATACACGCCTTAAAATACCTCCCCGGAGTCGGAAAGAAGAGGGCCGCATCCATCATTGCAAAGAGGCCGTTTAAAAATATTGAGGAATTCAGAAAGATTGTGGGTGAGACACCCATTGATGATATAATCCAGTTCTGA
- a CDS encoding PRC-barrel domain-containing protein produces the protein MKTQITELFGVEVYTDKAVRVGTVDDAILNIDTKKVDALAIGDLNPEFVQMKGFTGIKIPYRIVKSIGDIIIIRHINNMFQKNESK, from the coding sequence ATGAAAACACAAATCACCGAGCTCTTCGGGGTAGAAGTTTATACAGACAAGGCAGTCCGTGTCGGCACGGTTGACGATGCCATACTGAATATCGACACAAAAAAAGTAGATGCTCTTGCCATTGGAGATTTAAACCCTGAATTTGTTCAGATGAAGGGATTCACCGGAATAAAAATCCCATACAGGATTGTAAAGTCAATAGGAGACATAATCATCATCCGCCATATCAACAATATGTTCCAGAAGAATGAATCCAAATAA
- a CDS encoding 6-hydroxymethylpterin diphosphokinase MptE-like protein: MRFKDWEPHYTKILDYFGFDRDGDEKAAILASELTDRDDINLLKELCGGNTVTVCGNAPCLDSDIKKIKGKVLAADAASERLYKAGILPDAIFTDLDGCDESFIEMNDKGTVIVIHAHGDNIFLLKNWIPRFKGPLVLTTQAEPISNVHNYGGFTDGDRAAFTADEFGAEEIIFAGFDLDDKTVNPMKRGKLMIAKDLLREIGYEI, encoded by the coding sequence ATGAGATTTAAAGACTGGGAACCCCATTACACAAAAATACTCGACTATTTTGGATTTGACAGGGACGGAGATGAGAAAGCCGCCATCCTTGCATCAGAGCTTACGGACAGAGACGACATAAATCTCCTGAAAGAACTCTGCGGGGGCAATACAGTAACAGTATGCGGAAATGCACCCTGCCTTGACTCTGACATCAAAAAGATAAAGGGGAAAGTCCTCGCCGCAGATGCAGCATCTGAGAGACTGTATAAAGCGGGCATACTTCCGGATGCGATATTCACCGATCTTGACGGCTGTGATGAGAGTTTCATTGAGATGAATGATAAGGGAACGGTGATCGTTATCCATGCACACGGAGACAATATCTTTCTCCTCAAAAACTGGATACCACGGTTTAAAGGTCCGCTTGTGCTCACAACCCAGGCAGAACCCATATCAAATGTCCACAATTACGGCGGATTTACAGACGGAGACAGGGCGGCATTTACAGCAGACGAATTTGGTGCTGAAGAGATAATCTTTGCAGGCTTTGATCTCGACGACAAAACAGTAAATCCAATGAAGAGAGGCAAACTGATGATTGCCAAGGATCTCTTAAGAGAAATCGGATATGAGATCTGA
- a CDS encoding CBS domain-containing protein codes for MQDSIQIGRLFGIPIRLHFTFLLVIPLFTYIIGYQIEYSASFLEEIYSLPYEMDLSLITAGTMPYALGAVVTVSLFAGVLIHELAHSVVALSKGLEVTGITLLILGGISSIDEGKSPDPAIELPMALAGPFASLIIGIVTSVAAYISYVTISQPAFASLVFYILGYLGFLNILLFLFNLIPAFPMDGGRVLRALLAKRMPVHRATKIAADVGRGFAIVFGIVGLLIFSPVLIIIAVFVYLGAGQEASMMKYNELLRDVCVKDAMSSPVTVVRPHMPISELVDLMYQTRHLGFPVMDGEDLVGMVTLADAGSHASIDSDALVVRDVMSSDLMVVSPSQPLADVLKIMSMQNIGRIPVVKNGRVAGIVTRTDILKFIEIKEYSGDKKS; via the coding sequence ATGCAGGATTCAATACAGATAGGCAGGCTGTTTGGCATTCCCATAAGGTTACATTTCACATTTCTGCTGGTTATTCCGCTTTTTACGTATATAATCGGTTATCAGATTGAGTACAGCGCATCCTTTCTTGAGGAAATTTACAGTCTGCCTTATGAGATGGATCTCTCGCTTATCACTGCCGGAACAATGCCATATGCTCTCGGCGCTGTTGTGACTGTTTCACTTTTTGCGGGCGTTCTGATACATGAACTGGCACATTCTGTTGTCGCTCTCTCAAAAGGGCTGGAAGTTACGGGTATTACCCTGCTGATACTTGGCGGTATATCATCCATAGATGAGGGTAAGTCTCCGGATCCTGCCATCGAACTTCCAATGGCGCTTGCAGGGCCGTTTGCAAGCCTTATCATCGGGATTGTGACCTCGGTAGCGGCTTATATCTCGTATGTCACGATCTCTCAGCCGGCCTTTGCCTCACTCGTCTTTTATATTCTTGGATACCTGGGCTTTCTGAACATTCTTCTCTTCCTCTTCAATCTTATTCCGGCTTTTCCTATGGACGGCGGACGGGTGCTCAGGGCACTTCTTGCAAAGAGGATGCCGGTTCACCGGGCAACAAAAATAGCAGCAGATGTCGGCCGGGGTTTTGCGATAGTATTCGGTATTGTCGGACTGTTAATATTCAGCCCTGTGCTCATAATAATCGCAGTATTCGTCTATCTCGGTGCCGGGCAGGAGGCATCAATGATGAAGTACAATGAGCTGCTCCGGGATGTCTGTGTAAAGGATGCGATGTCCTCGCCTGTGACGGTTGTACGGCCGCATATGCCAATCTCAGAACTTGTTGATCTCATGTATCAGACGAGGCATCTTGGCTTTCCGGTGATGGACGGCGAGGATCTCGTTGGCATGGTAACTCTTGCGGATGCGGGATCACATGCCTCCATTGACAGTGATGCTCTGGTTGTAAGGGATGTGATGTCATCCGATCTTATGGTAGTTTCACCATCACAGCCACTTGCAGATGTGTTAAAGATCATGTCTATGCAGAATATCGGCAGGATTCCGGTGGTGAAAAACGGCAGGGTTGCCGGCATTGTCACACGAACCGACATCCTGAAGTTCATCGAAATTAAGGAATATTCCGGGGATAAAAAGAGCTGA
- a CDS encoding tRNA(His) guanylyltransferase Thg1 family protein, with translation MQEREIFSGIYAVPPVIVRLDGRAFHSLTRDLNFKKPFDEKFSSAMWRVSEKLISKSGLEPEFAYTFSDEISLYFANLPFKGRIEKINSVCASYAASALLLELGLNKPLAFDSRVIMIQKDQTGKYLSWRQSEAWRNHMNAYCQSALISEGNTGTETARIMKGMKSADMHEMMFNRGVNLSETPAWQRRGTVIHKDKVLRKGFNPITGTEVTASRTIITADKNPPLFSDVQAADEYIIKLLSRDEETQ, from the coding sequence ATGCAGGAAAGAGAGATCTTCAGTGGTATTTATGCAGTCCCGCCTGTCATTGTCAGGCTTGACGGAAGGGCATTTCACAGCCTGACCAGAGATCTGAATTTTAAAAAGCCATTTGATGAGAAGTTCAGCTCTGCCATGTGGAGAGTATCTGAGAAACTCATCTCCAAAAGCGGTCTTGAACCGGAATTTGCATATACATTTTCAGACGAGATAAGCCTCTACTTTGCAAATCTTCCCTTTAAAGGACGCATTGAGAAGATAAATTCAGTCTGCGCCTCATATGCGGCATCTGCCCTCCTCCTTGAACTTGGCCTGAATAAGCCGCTGGCATTTGATTCAAGGGTTATAATGATACAGAAAGACCAGACCGGAAAATATCTCTCATGGCGGCAGAGTGAGGCATGGAGAAACCATATGAATGCCTACTGCCAGAGCGCCCTCATATCCGAAGGAAATACAGGCACAGAGACTGCCAGGATAATGAAGGGGATGAAGTCGGCAGATATGCACGAGATGATGTTTAACCGGGGCGTGAATCTTTCGGAAACTCCGGCATGGCAGAGGCGCGGAACAGTCATTCATAAGGACAAAGTGCTCAGAAAGGGCTTTAACCCCATAACCGGCACTGAAGTTACAGCCTCCCGGACAATAATTACGGCTGACAAAAACCCGCCCCTCTTCAGTGACGTGCAGGCTGCGGACGAATATATAATAAAACTGCTCTCACGCGATGAAGAGACACAGTGA